The segment TGCAAGTGGCTCCCATGTTTATTTTATTTGAAAGCCCAGAAATAGAAAAAATATTAGAGATTTATAGTGGATGATCCCAGATGGATATTGGAGATTTTGTTGAATTGGGTAATTATTATAATTTTGAAAAAAGACAATGAAGTATTTGATCACCTTTTAAGGATTAATAATGAACATCAAGAGCACTAAAACAATTAACGAAGCTATTGAATTATTTATATCTCGCCGAAGTATTCGTTCATATCAAGAACGAGAGGTATCAGAAGAGCAAATACGAGCAATGCTTGATGCAGCTATGTGCGCACCTTCAGCAGTAGCAACAGACCCTTGGCGTTTTGTGGTGTTGCGCACACCAGAACAAAAAGCAGCAGTCGCTTCTGGATTGCCTCATGGTAAAATGTTAGCTAATGCAAGTGTCGGTTTTGCTGTATGTGGTGAAATTGCATCTGCGCATACCCAACATATAAGTTATTTAATTCAAGATTGTTCTGCCGCAATTGAAAATTTACTACTTGCTGCACATGCTATGGGTTTAGGTGCAGTTTGGTTGGGCGTACATCCACGTGAAGATAGAATA is part of the Deltaproteobacteria bacterium genome and harbors:
- a CDS encoding nitroreductase family protein, whose translation is MNIKSTKTINEAIELFISRRSIRSYQEREVSEEQIRAMLDAAMCAPSAVATDPWRFVVLRTPEQKAAVASGLPHGKMLANASVGFAVCGEIASAHTQHISYLIQDCSAAIENLLLAAHAMGLGAVWLGVHPREDRIAHVSKTLNLPEGIIPISCIAVGYPAEKKPARSRYNKQYIHWEHW